A DNA window from Candidatus Sulfotelmatobacter sp. contains the following coding sequences:
- the pruA gene encoding L-glutamate gamma-semialdehyde dehydrogenase: MTTTAAPRTLPPFRNEPIRDFSDPADRASLEAALARAHDELGRRWPLVIDGRRVHGERTIASRNPARPSQVIGEVDEATPAQVSEALDVATARFESWKRTTFAERAEFLLRAAAHIRGAKDDWNALLVLEVGKPWIEADADTAEAIDFLEFYAREAIRLATPPPLTPIAGERNRLVYLPLGVGVVLPPWNFAFAIMAGMSAAAVVAGNTVVLKPSPDAAVIAARFVDLMHELGLPPGVLNFVPGDGPTVGEALVTDPRTRFVSFTGSKAVGLRINELAAKTPPGQRWIKRVVAELGGKDAIVVADDADLDAAVAGVVAAAYGFSGQKCSACSRAIVDAAVYDAFLEKLVPAVKGLTIGDPAQPGTVVGPVINEKAVQKIADYMQLGQAEGRLLTGGKRAAGEGYFLEPTVIADVDPRARIAQEEIFGPVLAVIKARDYDDALRIANDTEFGLTGAVYTRSAERLERAEADFFVGNLYLNRKCTGALVGGQPFGGFKLSGTDSKAGGHDYLLLFTQGKSISEKVGARDGGERAAGLA; this comes from the coding sequence ATGACCACGACCGCCGCACCCCGCACCCTGCCGCCGTTCCGCAACGAGCCGATTCGCGACTTCTCCGATCCCGCCGACCGCGCGTCGCTGGAGGCCGCGCTGGCGCGCGCGCACGACGAGCTTGGCCGCCGCTGGCCGCTGGTGATCGACGGCCGGCGCGTCCACGGTGAGCGAACGATCGCCTCGCGCAACCCGGCTCGGCCCAGCCAAGTGATCGGCGAGGTCGACGAGGCGACGCCGGCGCAGGTCTCCGAGGCACTCGACGTCGCGACCGCCCGCTTCGAGAGCTGGAAGCGCACGACGTTCGCCGAGCGGGCCGAGTTCTTGCTGCGCGCCGCGGCCCACATCCGCGGCGCCAAGGACGACTGGAACGCCCTGCTGGTGCTCGAGGTCGGCAAGCCGTGGATCGAGGCCGACGCCGACACCGCCGAGGCGATCGACTTCCTGGAGTTCTACGCGCGCGAGGCGATCCGGCTGGCGACCCCGCCGCCGCTCACGCCGATCGCCGGCGAGCGCAACCGGCTGGTCTACCTGCCGCTGGGGGTCGGGGTCGTGCTGCCGCCCTGGAACTTCGCCTTCGCGATCATGGCCGGCATGAGCGCCGCGGCCGTCGTCGCCGGCAACACCGTGGTCCTCAAGCCCTCGCCGGACGCGGCGGTCATCGCGGCCCGCTTCGTCGATCTCATGCACGAGCTGGGCTTGCCGCCGGGCGTGCTCAACTTCGTCCCCGGCGACGGGCCGACGGTCGGCGAGGCGCTGGTCACCGACCCGCGCACGCGTTTCGTCTCGTTCACCGGCTCGAAAGCGGTCGGGCTGCGGATCAACGAGCTGGCGGCCAAGACGCCGCCCGGCCAGCGCTGGATCAAGCGCGTGGTCGCCGAGCTGGGCGGCAAGGACGCGATCGTCGTCGCCGACGACGCGGACCTCGACGCCGCGGTGGCGGGCGTGGTCGCCGCTGCCTACGGGTTCTCGGGCCAGAAGTGCTCGGCGTGCTCGCGGGCGATCGTCGACGCCGCCGTCTACGACGCGTTCCTCGAGAAGCTGGTCCCGGCGGTCAAGGGGCTGACGATCGGCGACCCGGCGCAGCCCGGCACCGTCGTCGGGCCGGTCATCAACGAGAAGGCGGTCCAGAAGATCGCCGACTACATGCAGCTGGGCCAGGCCGAGGGCCGGCTGCTGACCGGCGGCAAGCGTGCCGCCGGCGAGGGCTACTTCCTCGAGCCGACCGTGATCGCCGACGTCGACCCCCGCGCCCGCATCGCCCAAGAGGAGATCTTCGGGCCGGTGCTGGCCGTCATCAAAGCCCGGGACTACGACGACGCGCTGCGGATCGCCAACGACACCGAGTTCGGCCTGACCGGCGCGGTCTACACCCGGTCGGCCGAGCGCCTGGAGCGGGCCGAAGCCGATTTCTTCGTCGGCAACCTGTACCTCAACCGCAAGTGCACCGGCGCCTTGGTCGGCGGGCAACCGTTCGGCGGCTTCAAGCTCAGCGGTACCGACTCCAAGGCCGGCGGCCACGACTACCTCTTGCTGTTCACCCAGGGCAAGTCGATCTCGGAGAAGGTCGGCGCGCGGGACGGGGGCGAGCGGGCAGCCGGATTGGCCTGA